In a single window of the Thermus amyloliquefaciens genome:
- a CDS encoding IS256 family transposase, whose product MYKRGVPGLGRRYPVDQDTLQVMLREAVRQTVTEVLQILLDADREAFLRQHGGRKNGYYPRKLETAFGQVKLAIPRDREGKYYPSLLQPYARRQVDVGEVAIALYAAGVSQRKAAEVMSLLLGHRYTHETISAITDQVLEAAEAFQKRPLPEEMAFVYLDGFFLKVLREGLGVERAAVYVALGVTPKGERQVLGFWLLPTENAHAWGEVLKELWERGLRRVLLLVTDGLPGIEEAIRRVYPMAGWQRCVVHMVRSSLGQVRSRDRALLAQDLKGVYMAGSRQEALGALERLREAWGARYPSLVASWWENSGALLRFHDYPQVLWPYLRSTNLMERFIREVRRGTKVRDHKFPRPESVFKLLYLEAERQEGRWSERRLKGFAEVREVLEKMLLERYAPRTQTLTHKS is encoded by the coding sequence GTGTATAAAAGGGGGGTACCAGGATTAGGAAGGAGGTACCCCGTGGACCAGGATACCTTGCAGGTGATGCTAAGGGAAGCGGTGAGGCAGACGGTGACCGAGGTCTTGCAGATTCTCCTGGACGCCGACCGGGAAGCCTTCTTGCGCCAGCACGGGGGACGCAAGAACGGCTACTACCCCCGCAAGCTGGAGACCGCCTTTGGCCAGGTGAAGCTGGCCATCCCCCGGGATCGGGAAGGGAAATACTATCCCAGCCTCCTTCAACCCTATGCCCGCCGTCAGGTGGACGTGGGGGAGGTGGCCATTGCCCTTTACGCCGCTGGGGTGAGTCAACGCAAAGCGGCGGAGGTGATGAGCCTCTTGCTGGGCCACCGGTACACCCACGAAACCATCAGCGCCATCACCGACCAGGTGCTGGAAGCGGCCGAGGCTTTCCAGAAGCGGCCTTTGCCGGAGGAGATGGCCTTTGTTTACCTGGATGGCTTTTTCTTGAAGGTGCTCAGGGAGGGACTTGGGGTGGAGAGGGCGGCCGTATACGTGGCCCTGGGGGTGACCCCCAAAGGGGAGAGGCAGGTTCTGGGCTTCTGGCTCCTTCCCACGGAGAACGCCCATGCCTGGGGGGAGGTGCTGAAGGAGCTTTGGGAAAGGGGGCTAAGGCGGGTGTTGCTGTTGGTCACCGATGGTCTACCTGGGATAGAGGAGGCCATCAGGAGGGTTTATCCCATGGCGGGGTGGCAGCGGTGCGTGGTGCACATGGTGCGCTCTAGCCTGGGGCAGGTGCGTTCCCGGGACAGGGCTCTTTTGGCCCAAGACCTGAAGGGGGTGTACATGGCGGGGAGCCGACAGGAAGCCCTGGGTGCTTTGGAGAGGCTGAGGGAGGCCTGGGGTGCCAGGTACCCTTCCCTGGTGGCCTCCTGGTGGGAGAACTCGGGGGCTCTGCTCCGTTTCCACGATTACCCCCAGGTGCTCTGGCCCTATCTGCGGAGCACCAACCTGATGGAGAGGTTCATCCGGGAGGTGAGGCGTGGGACGAAGGTGCGGGATCATAAGTTCCCCCGACCCGAGTCTGTGTTTAAGCTCCTTTACTTGGAGGCGGAGCGTCAGGAGGGGAGGTGGTCTGAGCGGCGATTGAAGGGCTTTGCTGAGGTGCGGGAAGTGCTGGAGAAGATGCTTCTGGAGAGGTATGCCCCCCGTACACAGACGCTTACACATAAATCTTGA
- the uvrC gene encoding excinuclease ABC subunit UvrC: MIPTDLPPLPETPGVYLWKRGEEVLYVGKAKNLRARVRSYFHAEGKAARIAEEATALEFIATRDEVEALLLEANLIKVHRPPYNVLLKDDKHYPFLKLTREAFPTLLVVRRVEEDGAKYYGPFPEAGALRRIKTLIDRLFPLRKNSGYPMKRRRYPCLNHSMGRCLAPCVGLADPKAYGEVVRQVEAVLEGKVDGLLKELEAKMREAAKRLEFERAAEIRDQMEALKAFFATAQQAFDPELGDLDFLSLAQAGPLAVVQLYQVRSGRILGRISRVVEKEEASPEEILWAFLRDHYLEASPLPPLVLLPFPLEDLESLAALLRRRAGRRVELRVPQKGEKVRLLELAERNARLALETELKQRERRGDHPALKALQEILGLSQRPYRLEGYDISHLQGQARVFSLAVFEGGRPKRAEYRRMRLKAGNDDYAAMEEGVFRRFTGSLKDLPLPDLLLIDGGLGQVRAAARALERAGLRIPLVGLAKKEEVLITPEGREIRLALTHPALRLLIHLRDEAHQNGLRYHQKQRSQELFRVLAGIPGIGEARKRLLLERYGGLRALKEASLEELARLPGMNRKAAEALKAALENPPTETSPPSA, encoded by the coding sequence GTGATACCTACTGACCTTCCCCCCCTCCCGGAAACCCCCGGGGTCTACCTCTGGAAACGGGGGGAGGAGGTCCTCTACGTGGGCAAGGCCAAGAACCTCCGCGCCCGGGTGCGGAGCTACTTCCACGCCGAGGGCAAGGCGGCCCGCATCGCCGAGGAGGCCACCGCCTTGGAGTTCATCGCCACCCGGGACGAGGTGGAGGCCCTCCTGCTGGAGGCCAACCTCATCAAGGTCCACCGCCCCCCCTACAACGTCCTGCTGAAGGACGACAAGCACTACCCCTTCCTGAAACTCACCCGGGAGGCCTTCCCCACCCTCCTGGTGGTGCGGAGGGTGGAGGAGGACGGGGCCAAGTACTATGGGCCCTTCCCCGAGGCGGGCGCCCTCAGGCGCATCAAGACCCTGATCGACCGCCTCTTCCCCTTGCGCAAGAACTCGGGCTACCCCATGAAAAGGCGGCGCTACCCCTGCCTGAACCACAGCATGGGCCGCTGCCTGGCCCCTTGCGTGGGCCTGGCGGACCCTAAGGCCTATGGGGAGGTGGTGCGCCAGGTGGAGGCGGTGCTGGAGGGGAAGGTGGACGGGCTCCTAAAGGAGCTGGAAGCCAAGATGCGCGAGGCGGCCAAGAGGCTGGAGTTTGAGCGGGCGGCGGAGATCCGCGACCAGATGGAAGCCCTAAAGGCCTTCTTCGCCACCGCCCAGCAGGCCTTTGACCCGGAGCTGGGGGACCTGGACTTCCTGAGCCTGGCCCAGGCGGGCCCCCTGGCCGTGGTCCAGCTCTACCAGGTGCGCTCCGGGCGTATCCTGGGGCGCATCAGCCGGGTGGTGGAAAAGGAGGAGGCGAGCCCTGAGGAAATCCTCTGGGCCTTCCTGCGGGACCACTACCTGGAGGCCTCCCCCCTACCCCCCCTGGTCCTGCTTCCCTTCCCCCTGGAGGACCTGGAAAGCCTAGCCGCCCTCCTCCGCCGCCGCGCCGGGCGGAGGGTGGAGCTAAGGGTACCCCAAAAGGGGGAGAAGGTAAGGCTTTTGGAACTGGCGGAAAGGAACGCCCGCCTGGCCCTGGAAACCGAGCTCAAGCAAAGGGAAAGGCGGGGGGACCACCCCGCCCTCAAGGCCCTCCAGGAGATCCTGGGGCTATCCCAGAGGCCCTACCGCCTCGAGGGCTACGACATAAGCCACCTCCAGGGCCAGGCCCGGGTCTTTTCCCTGGCGGTCTTTGAGGGGGGAAGGCCCAAGCGGGCCGAGTACCGCAGGATGCGCCTAAAGGCGGGGAACGACGACTACGCCGCCATGGAGGAGGGGGTCTTTCGCCGCTTTACGGGAAGCCTCAAGGACCTGCCCCTCCCCGACCTCCTCCTCATCGACGGGGGGCTGGGCCAGGTGCGGGCGGCCGCCCGGGCCCTGGAAAGGGCGGGCCTGCGCATCCCCCTGGTGGGCCTGGCGAAGAAGGAGGAGGTCCTCATCACCCCGGAGGGGCGGGAGATCCGCCTCGCCCTCACCCACCCCGCCCTAAGGCTCCTCATCCACCTGCGGGACGAGGCCCACCAAAACGGCCTCCGCTACCACCAAAAGCAGCGGAGCCAGGAGCTTTTCCGGGTGCTTGCGGGCATCCCCGGCATTGGGGAAGCCCGCAAGCGCCTCCTCCTGGAGCGCTACGGGGGGCTTAGGGCCCTAAAGGAAGCCTCCCTGGAGGAGCTGGCCCGCCTGCCCGGGATGAACCGCAAGGCGGCGGAGGCCTTAAAGGCCGCCCTGGAAAACCCCCCTACGGAAACCTCACCGCCATCGGCCTGA
- a CDS encoding dipeptidase, giving the protein MEPLIDAHLDLAYNARALGRDLTLPLDRLREVDPHPETPLVTLRSLQEAGVAVAFATLFVDPREGGREDWEEEVWAQLHLYEAWEAEGLVRLLRDGRELEAHLSRFPQDRVLGLVLLLEGAHALAAPEDLLPLRERGLRLLSLTWATGNAYAGGNAEEGPLTERGRSLLEAMEALGMALDLSHLAEEAAWQALEVFSGPVCATHANARALVPSPRHLSDRLMEALRERDGVLGLVPFNAFLDPNWKRGDPRLPLEAFFRHKAHAEALLGPGRVGLGSDWDGGFGLEAVPQGLDRHRDLRALGDEGFLGRNWLRWLRGWF; this is encoded by the coding sequence TTGGAGCCCCTGATAGACGCTCACCTGGACCTGGCCTATAACGCCCGGGCCCTAGGGCGGGACCTCACCCTCCCCCTGGACCGCCTCCGGGAGGTGGACCCCCACCCCGAAACCCCCTTGGTGACCCTAAGGAGCCTGCAGGAGGCCGGGGTGGCCGTGGCCTTCGCCACCCTCTTCGTGGACCCCCGGGAGGGGGGGCGGGAGGACTGGGAAGAGGAGGTCTGGGCCCAGCTCCACCTCTACGAGGCCTGGGAGGCGGAGGGGTTGGTGCGCCTTCTGCGGGACGGACGGGAGCTGGAGGCCCACCTAAGCCGCTTCCCCCAAGACCGGGTGTTGGGGCTGGTGCTCCTGCTGGAAGGGGCCCACGCCCTGGCCGCCCCGGAGGACCTCCTGCCCCTAAGGGAGCGGGGCCTAAGGCTCCTTTCCCTCACCTGGGCCACGGGGAACGCTTACGCCGGGGGCAACGCGGAGGAGGGCCCCCTGACCGAGCGGGGGAGGTCCCTCTTGGAGGCGATGGAGGCCCTGGGGATGGCCCTGGACCTTTCCCACCTGGCAGAGGAAGCGGCATGGCAGGCCCTCGAGGTCTTCTCGGGGCCGGTGTGCGCCACCCACGCCAACGCCCGGGCCCTGGTGCCTTCCCCAAGGCACCTTTCGGATCGGCTCATGGAGGCCCTGAGGGAGCGGGATGGGGTCTTGGGCCTGGTGCCCTTCAACGCCTTTTTGGACCCCAACTGGAAGCGGGGGGATCCCAGGCTTCCCCTCGAGGCCTTCTTCCGCCACAAGGCCCATGCCGAAGCCCTCCTGGGCCCCGGGAGGGTGGGCCTGGGTTCGGATTGGGATGGGGGTTTTGGCCTGGAGGCGGTTCCCCAGGGCCTGGACCGCCACCGGGACCTCCGGGCCCTGGGGGATGAGGGGTTTCTGGGGAGGAACTGGCTCCGCTGGCTAAGGGGCTGGTTCTAG